From the Methanocorpusculum sp. genome, the window CATGCCGCACTTGTCATTGCCCGCCGAGCCGGCGTTGATATCCATGCTACCATGGGTCTCTTAGGCAATGATGATGTGGCCGCGATTGAAGAGCAGGTGAAAGCATATCCTGCCTCAGTGCCAAAATGGATGGTCAACCGCCCGGTAGATGTGTATTCGGGAGAACCGAAGCACCTCTACGGCAGCGACCTTACCCTTTCGAAGGAAGATGATATCAACCTCATGAAGAAGATGCGGTGCTACCGCGGTATTCGTCATGAGAGTGGTCTCAAAGTCCACGGACAGCGTACGAAAGCCACCGGCAGATTTGGAAAGATCGTTGGTGTCACCAAGAGGCGGAACTAATTCGGTGATTTAAATGGGATACCCAGGAAAGAACACCAAACAATACTCTTCCCCGAAGCGTCGCTTCGAGAAGTCGCGTATTGAATCAGAACGCACCCTTGCGATCACCTACGGTCTGCGTAACAAACGTGAGATCTGGAGAGCCACTGAAGTCCTCAGAAAGCACAGAGGCGGCGCTCGTGAAGTTCTTGCAATGACTTCCTCTATCGGTAGCGAAGCACCAAAGACTATTGCCCGCCGTGACGAACTCGTTGCCACGCTCCAGCGTTATGGAATTATTGGTCCAGACGCAGCAATGGATAACATTCTGTCTTTAAAAGTTGAAGATGTCCTTGAGCGCCGTCTTCAGACGATCGTCTACCGCAAAGGTCTTGCACGCAGCCCGAAACAGGCACGTCAGCTTATCACTCACGGACACATTGCTATCAATGGTCAGCGTGTAAGCGTTCCAAGCTACATGGTTACAATCGCAGAAGAAGCAGGAATTATGTATTACGCAACCTCCAGTCTTGAAGACGAAGCCAACGGCGAACGTCAGCGTATCATGAATCAGAGGGCATAATCATGGCAGAAGCAACTGAAAAATGGGGTATTGCCCACATCTTTGCCTCGTTTAACAACACTATTATCACCGTAACCGATCTTTCTGGTGCAGAAACCATCAGCAAGTCCAGCGGTGGAATGGTTGTTAAGCAGGCCCGCAATGAGTCCTCGCCCTATGCAGCAATGCAGATGGCAATCAACATTGCTCAGGCAGCCAAAGATAAAGGTATCACCGGACTCCACATCCGCGTTCGCGCTCCCGGAAACGGAAGACAGCGGTCGCCAGGACCCGGTGCCCAGGCTGCAATCCGTGCACTTTCACGTGCAGGTATGCGCATCGGCAGAATCGAAGACGTAACTCCGGTACCACACGACAGCATTCGTGCCAAAGGTGGAAGAAGAGGCAGGAGAGTCTGAATGGATCTGGTATTCAGCAGGCTCGATGACTCTGTCGCACGTTTTACTATTCACGGAGCGACCCCTGCATTCGCTAACGCACTTCGTCGCTCGATGATCGGTGAGGTGCCAACCCTCGCCATCGAAGATATCCGCATCTATGACAATACCAGTGTTCTCTTTGATGAGATGCTGGCACACAGACTTGGTCTCATCCCCATTAAGACCGATCTTTCGCAGTATGTTCCAAAAAGTGAATGTTCCTGCGGCGGCGCGGGATGTCCACACTGCACAGTAATGTTTACTCTGAGTGTTGAAGGTCCGAAGATGGTCACCTCCGGCGACTTAATCTCCATGGACGAAAACACCATTCCGGTCCATAACAACATCCCGATCATCAAACTTTGGGAAAATCAGAAAGTCGTACTGGAAGCAGTTGCGGAAGTAAACTACGGAAAAGAGCATGCCAAATGGCAGCCGACTCTTGCCTGCGGTTACTCCGAGTACCCGGTCATCACCATCAAAGATACCTGTGACGGTTGTGGAAAATGTGTTTCTGAATGTCCCCGTGACGTTCTGGAACTCACGAAAGATACCGTCAGCATCCGTGTTGTAAACGGCGAAAGCAAGGAAAAAGACTGTTCGTTATGCCGTCTCTGTGAGACTGCATGTATGGACAGCGGCATTGGTGAAGACCCGGCTATTATAATTAGTGCAGACAGCACGAAGTTCATCTTCGTTGTTGAAAGCGACGGGTCATTGCCGGTGAAAGAGATCATTGAAAGAGCACTGCTGCATATCAAATCACGATCTTCAGATCTGATTGAAGCATTACAGGAGGGACTGTAAATGAATAAAACTAACCCACGTCTCGAATCCTTAATCATGATGCTTAAACGTGCATCCCGGGAGAACGAGGCAAACATCTGGCGTGAGATTGCCGGTCGTCTTAATACGTCCAGCAAGAATCAGGCAGAAGTGAACGTCGGTAAAATCAACCGCTATGCAAACGAGAATGAGATCATCCTGGTCCCGGGCAAAGTGCTCGCAGCAGGCGTGATTGGTACGTCAGTATCAGTTGCAGCTCTCAACTTCTCCGATGCAGCCCGCGAGAAAATAACTGAAGCAAAAGGCACCTGCATGACAATCGAAGAGCTTGTTGCAGCAAATCCGAAAGGAAGCCGTGTAAGGATTCTGAGGTGAGATGAGTATGGTAACAGTTATTGATGGAGAAAATCTCCTTCTTGGAAGACTTTCCAGTATTGTTGCAACCCGCATCCTTGCCGGTGAAGAGATTGCAATCATCAATGCCGAGAAGGTCATCGTATCCGGTGCCCGTGCAATGATCTTAAACGAATACCAGGTAACTCGTGTTCGCGGATCCGTTGAAGGAGGTCCATTCTTCCCAAGACGCCCGGATCACCTTGTAAAACGCACTATCCGTGGAATGATCCCCTACAAGACCCGGCCGGGAGCAGCAGCTTTCCGCCGTGTCAAAACCTACGTCGGTGTTCCGTATGAATTCAAAGGCGTAGAGGCAGAAGTTCTGGAAGACGCACACCGGAAACGGTTAAGCGGCGCCAGATACATATCTGTTGGTGAGATCAGCAAAAACCTTGGAGCAAAATTCTAAACAGGTGATCTAAGATGAAAATTATTAACACCAGTGGAAAAAGAAAGACTGCAATTGCCCGCGCCACCCTTCGTGAGGGAAAAGGCAGAGTTAGAATCAACTCTGTTCCTCTTGAAGTTTACGGCAACGAGATCATCCGTATGAAGATCTTCGAGGCACTTGCTCTTGCACCAGGATCCATCGACAACGTCGATGTTGATATTGATGTCTCCGGCGGAGGCGTCATGGGACAGGCAGAGGCAATCCGCACGGCACTTGGCCGCGGTATCCTTTCCTGGACCAATGACCCGAAGATCAAGGAAGTGTACCTCTCTTACGACAGAACACTCCTGGTCAACGACTCCCGTCAGAAGGAAGCGAAAAAGCCTCATGGACGCGGTGCTCGTGCACGGTTCCAGAAGTCTTATCGTTAAGGCACAGCATACAGAATATATGCGGGGATATCCCCACATATCAACAATTTAATAAGGACGTAAAGATAACTTATGATACCAGTTCGATGTTTCACCTGTGGAAAAGTAATTTCTACTGTATGGGAAGAATATCAACAGAGAAAAGCTGCAGGCGAGGATCCGAAAGAGATTCTTGATTCACTCGGGTTAGACCGTTACTGCTGCAGAAGAATGCTTATCTCTCACAAAGAGACTGTTGATGAGTTGTATCCGTACACGTGAGACATGAATGAATTGCGGGGTCGTAGGGTAGCCTGGACCATCCTATTACGTTCGGGACGTAGTGACCTGAGTTCGAATCTCAGCGACCCCATTTTTCCATTCTTTCTTATTTATGGATGTGATTTTCTATGAAATATACTCGTTATGAACGTGCCCGTATCGTCGGGGCGCGTGCTTTACAGATTTCTATGGGAGCTCCGGTTCTTGTAAAAACTGCAAAGATTGATCCTCTTGACATTGCGTTAGAGGAATTCGACGCTGATCGGGTCCCAATAACGGTGAAACGCCAGTTCGGTGACCGATCAGAGGTGCTGTAAGTATGACCGAAATTGCTGAGATCTTTCTTCGCACTATTCTCGACTCTCGCGGTAATCCAACCGTCGAAGCCGAGATATCCACTATTTCCGGCGGCTTTGGCCGCGCCTGTGCTCCGAGCGGAGCTTCAACAGGTATTTATGAAGCAAAAGTCCGTCCATGTGATGAGGCTGTTTTTGAAGCCAGGGAACACCTGATCCCTAAGCTTATCGAACTTGACTCGGCAGACCAGCGCGGATTTGATGAGACCCTTCACGAGATCGACGGAACGTCTGATCTTTCCGGGATCGGCGCCAACATCGCCGTTGCTCTTTCACTTGCCAATGCAAAAGCCGCTGCAAGTTCCCTCAACATGGAACTTTATCAGTATCTTGGCGGTGCGTTCGTATCTCAGACCCCGCTCCCGTTAGGCAATGTTATCGGCGGAGGCGCTCACGCAGTTGACGCAACCGATATCCAGGAGTTTCTGATCATACCGACCGGCGCATCTTCTGCAGCCGAGGCCGTATTTACGAATGCACTCGTTCACAAACGTATCAAAGAGATCCTTATTGCGCGCGGTAAGGGATGCGGCAAGGGTGATGAAGGGGCATGGGCTCCGCACATCACTGACCTTGAAGCCTTTGAAATCGTGAACGAAGCTACCACCAAAGTCTTTGACGAGACCAACATTGAAGTCCGCATGGGTCTTGATGTTGCCGCCTCAGAGATGTGGGATGCTGCAAGCGGGAGATATGTCTATAAGAATGCAAAGCTAACTACTGAGGAGCAGATTGCATACATTGCAGACCTGACCGAAAAATACGACCTGCTTTATGTCGAAGACCCGATCCAGGAAGAAGATTTCGAAGGGTTTGCACGTATCACCGAGGAAGTTTCCGGCCGTGATACCCTTATCTGCGGCGACGATCTGTTCGTGACGAATGTTCTCCGTCTGGAAGAAGGTATCAGAAATGATGCCTGTAACTGTGTTCTGATCAAACCAAATCAGATCGGTACCCTTTCCGACACATTTGAAACGATCAGTCTCGCCCGTGATTACGGGTATGAAACGGTCATGAGCCACCGATCCGGTGAAACGACCGACAATACCATCGCACATCTCGCAACAGCATTCGGCTGCTGCTTTATGAAGAGCGGTGTTGTCGGCGGAGAGCGCATTGCTAAATTAAATGAACTTATAAGAATTGAGGAGCATTTCTAAAATGACCGACAATGAACTTGGAATTGAATTAAACGAACCATTAGTATCTGTAGAAGAATATCTTGCCGCCGGTGTCCACATTGGAACCCAGCAGAAAGACAACGACATGAAAGACTTCATCTACCGTGTCAGAGCTGACGGTCTCTATATTATCGATATCAGAAAGACCGATGAGCGCATCAAACAGGTAGCAAAGTTCCTTGCACGCTACGAGCCTGCAAAAATCTTCGTCGTTACTTCCCGTCAGTACGGTCAGTACCCGGCACAGAAGTTCGCAGATACGATCGGTGCACTCTCCCACGTTGGCAGATTCATCCCCGGAACCTTAACCAACCCGAAACTCCCGAAATATGTTGAACCCTCAGTCGTCATCGTTACCGATCCGATCGGAGATGCTCAGGTTATCACCGAGGCAGTCCAGTCAGGTATGCCGGTCATTGCACTTTGTGATATCAACAACCGCACCAACAATGTTGATCTCGTTATCCCGACCAACAACAAAGGACGCAAAGCACTCTCTATGGTTTACTTCCTGTTGACCAAAGAGTTCCTCAGACAGAAAGGCATTGTCTCAGCCATGACGGTTGAAGACTTTGAGTCTGAGTTCTAACGCTGACAAAAGCCGAAGGCGACACTCAGCAAACAATAGAAAATCCCCCCCCTTTTTTTAGTGAACACATATTCGGATATGACATGATCTGTCACTGAGTGATAAGAAGACATTTAAAGAAATATCCCCTTACATAATGTAATCTCGATAATAATGTTTGACCAAGATAATATATCTCATTTATTGGACATCCTTGGAAACCGGAACCGCCGGCGGATCCTTGATCTTCTCCGGCAGAAACCCTGTTTCGTCACGGAAATATCCGATCGCCTGGTCATCAACCCGAAAGCCGTCATAGAACACCTTGCCATCATGCAGAAGGAGGCGGTCATCTCCAGTTATCAGGATGACAAACGGCGAAAATACTACTATCTCGTGAATGATTTCACTCTCTCGGTCCAGGTCACGAAATCCGAGCAGCCTCCTCAGACCGTCTCTCCCGAAAAAGGCGAGGTCCTCCCCCTTTCCGATAAGATCTGTATGATCCGCCGACTCCTTGACTCCAGGGAAAAACTCATTGAACACCTTGAAGCTGTCGAGAAGGATATCGATGAGATGATGAGTGATGTGATCGTGAACGGGAGAACAGTATTTCAGAACAACATCGAGGCCGAGCTTCTTCTCGCTTTGGTGTATGCCCCTCTAACGCCGATCGAACTCTCCGATACCAGCGGCCGAAGCATTCCTGAAGTGACTGCTGCCTTGCGCTCTCTTGCATCCAAAGGATATGTTCACTCGGAAGCGGGGAGATATACGCTGTGCGGGATCACGCATCATGCGCTTGAGACCACCGAACTCACCTCCTAATAAGAAATCTCTATAACCCTGCAAACAAAATACTACTGAGATGCGGTAATGGTCTAATGGCATGACAGGGGCTTCCCAAGCCTCTAATCCGGGTTCGATCCCCGGTTATCGCATTCGATTTTTATGATGCCTCATCACGCAATCAGCCTCATCGCCGAAAATCAAAAAGGTATTCTCAGAGATATCGGTTCGGTCTGTGCTGAACACAATGCGAACATCACTTCCATCCAGCAGGAAATACTTACCCGGGGGCCTGACAAAGGATGTGCATGGGCCGATATCGAGATCGAAGGGGGCGATGAAATCAATGCTGTTCTTTCAGAGCTTCGACTCGTTTCCGGGATTCGTGAGGTCGTTCTTCACGACACGTTTGGGGAAATATTTGGAAAGCGTGTCATCATCATCGGCGGAGGCGCCCAGGTCGCCCAGGTCGCAATGGGTGCCGTGAACGAGGCTGATCGGCATAATATTCGCGGAGAACGCATTTCTGTCGACACGATCCCGCTTGTCGGGGAGGAGAATCTGGCACGTGCCGTTGAAGCAGTCGGCCGCCTCCCCCGCGCCTCGATCCTTGTTCTTGCCGGCTCATTGATGGGCGGCGAGATAACCACGGCAATTAAATCCATCCAAGCAGACGGCATCCCGGTGATTTGCCTGAAAATGGCAGGGAGTGCCTCGGATGCTGCTGATCTGGTCGTTACCGATCCGATCCAGGCCGGGGTCATGGCCGTTATGCATATCAGCACTATCGGGGTATTTGATATTGAAAAAGTAAAGGGGAAAGAGTTCTGATGATAACACCAACAGAAGAAACCAGAATAGAAAAAGCCGTCCGTGTTTTATTCCGCGACGGACTTGTCGTATATCCTACAGAAACGGTCTATGGACTCGGTGCAGATGCTTTATCGGAGACTGCGGTCCTCAAAGTATATGAAGCGAAACAACGGCTTCTTGGAAAACCGATCTCGGTCGCCGTTTCCGATATCGATATGATTTATGGCATTGCCGATGTCAGTCCGTTTGCGGAACGGTTCATCAGCAAATTTCTCCCGGGTCCGATCACGATCGTTCTGCCGGTGAAAAACTGTATGCCGGGCGACTTGTCCGGGGGGACAGGCACGATCGGTATCCGGTATCCTGATCACACCCTCGCTCTTGAACTGATATCCATGTTCGACTGTCCGATTACCGCGACCTCGGCAAACATCTCCGGTGAAGTCTCGCCGATCACGGTAGATCAGGTCAACGTTCCCCATGATTATCTGCTTGACGGCGGTCTCCTCCGCGGCATTCCAAGTACGGTCGTTAACCTTGACACAAGGAAAATCGAACGTCCCGGCGCAATGCTGGATGAGATCGCTCATTTCTTTATAGAAAACGCGAAATGAAAAAAACATACTCAGTATCCGGCATGACCTGTTCGGCCTGCTCTCTTCATGTTGAGAAGGCCGCAAAAAGTGTGGAAGGCGTGAGATCCGCCTCAGTGAACCTTCTGGAAAATCGTCTGGTCGTCGAGTCGGACGATATTTCAGATGATCAGATCAGACAGGCCGTACGCGCAGCCGGATATGATCTGGTTATGGGCGATCCCCCCCGGGAAGGATCTCTTCTTCGCCCGATGAAGATCCGGCTCATCATCTCTTTTGCTTTTCTTATTCCGCTTATGTATCTCTCTATGGGGCATATGTGGGGTTTCCCTCTCCTTCAATGGACCCATGATCCGGCAAACGCCGGGATATTTGCCCTTCTCCAGCTTGCACTGACCATTCCGATTGTCATCGCGAACAACAAATACTACACATCCGGCATCCCGGCACTCTTCCGCCGTGCGCCGAACATGGACTCTCTGGTTGCTATCGGCTC encodes:
- a CDS encoding 30S ribosomal protein S13; the encoded protein is MVEESELKYFVRIINTDLDGTQPVQLALTGIKGIGLHAALVIARRAGVDIHATMGLLGNDDVAAIEEQVKAYPASVPKWMVNRPVDVYSGEPKHLYGSDLTLSKEDDINLMKKMRCYRGIRHESGLKVHGQRTKATGRFGKIVGVTKRRN
- a CDS encoding 30S ribosomal protein S4, yielding MGYPGKNTKQYSSPKRRFEKSRIESERTLAITYGLRNKREIWRATEVLRKHRGGAREVLAMTSSIGSEAPKTIARRDELVATLQRYGIIGPDAAMDNILSLKVEDVLERRLQTIVYRKGLARSPKQARQLITHGHIAINGQRVSVPSYMVTIAEEAGIMYYATSSLEDEANGERQRIMNQRA
- a CDS encoding 30S ribosomal protein S11, which produces MAEATEKWGIAHIFASFNNTIITVTDLSGAETISKSSGGMVVKQARNESSPYAAMQMAINIAQAAKDKGITGLHIRVRAPGNGRQRSPGPGAQAAIRALSRAGMRIGRIEDVTPVPHDSIRAKGGRRGRRV
- a CDS encoding DNA-directed RNA polymerase subunit D, translated to MDLVFSRLDDSVARFTIHGATPAFANALRRSMIGEVPTLAIEDIRIYDNTSVLFDEMLAHRLGLIPIKTDLSQYVPKSECSCGGAGCPHCTVMFTLSVEGPKMVTSGDLISMDENTIPVHNNIPIIKLWENQKVVLEAVAEVNYGKEHAKWQPTLACGYSEYPVITIKDTCDGCGKCVSECPRDVLELTKDTVSIRVVNGESKEKDCSLCRLCETACMDSGIGEDPAIIISADSTKFIFVVESDGSLPVKEIIERALLHIKSRSSDLIEALQEGL
- a CDS encoding 50S ribosomal protein L18e; the protein is MNKTNPRLESLIMMLKRASRENEANIWREIAGRLNTSSKNQAEVNVGKINRYANENEIILVPGKVLAAGVIGTSVSVAALNFSDAAREKITEAKGTCMTIEELVAANPKGSRVRILR
- a CDS encoding 50S ribosomal protein L13, with translation MVTVIDGENLLLGRLSSIVATRILAGEEIAIINAEKVIVSGARAMILNEYQVTRVRGSVEGGPFFPRRPDHLVKRTIRGMIPYKTRPGAAAFRRVKTYVGVPYEFKGVEAEVLEDAHRKRLSGARYISVGEISKNLGAKF
- a CDS encoding 30S ribosomal protein S9, with translation MKIINTSGKRKTAIARATLREGKGRVRINSVPLEVYGNEIIRMKIFEALALAPGSIDNVDVDIDVSGGGVMGQAEAIRTALGRGILSWTNDPKIKEVYLSYDRTLLVNDSRQKEAKKPHGRGARARFQKSYR
- a CDS encoding DNA-directed RNA polymerase subunit N, with product MIPVRCFTCGKVISTVWEEYQQRKAAGEDPKEILDSLGLDRYCCRRMLISHKETVDELYPYT
- a CDS encoding DNA-directed RNA polymerase subunit K; the encoded protein is MKYTRYERARIVGARALQISMGAPVLVKTAKIDPLDIALEEFDADRVPITVKRQFGDRSEVL
- the eno gene encoding phosphopyruvate hydratase, giving the protein MTEIAEIFLRTILDSRGNPTVEAEISTISGGFGRACAPSGASTGIYEAKVRPCDEAVFEAREHLIPKLIELDSADQRGFDETLHEIDGTSDLSGIGANIAVALSLANAKAAASSLNMELYQYLGGAFVSQTPLPLGNVIGGGAHAVDATDIQEFLIIPTGASSAAEAVFTNALVHKRIKEILIARGKGCGKGDEGAWAPHITDLEAFEIVNEATTKVFDETNIEVRMGLDVAASEMWDAASGRYVYKNAKLTTEEQIAYIADLTEKYDLLYVEDPIQEEDFEGFARITEEVSGRDTLICGDDLFVTNVLRLEEGIRNDACNCVLIKPNQIGTLSDTFETISLARDYGYETVMSHRSGETTDNTIAHLATAFGCCFMKSGVVGGERIAKLNELIRIEEHF
- the rpsB gene encoding 30S ribosomal protein S2 is translated as MTDNELGIELNEPLVSVEEYLAAGVHIGTQQKDNDMKDFIYRVRADGLYIIDIRKTDERIKQVAKFLARYEPAKIFVVTSRQYGQYPAQKFADTIGALSHVGRFIPGTLTNPKLPKYVEPSVVIVTDPIGDAQVITEAVQSGMPVIALCDINNRTNNVDLVIPTNNKGRKALSMVYFLLTKEFLRQKGIVSAMTVEDFESEF
- a CDS encoding ArsR family transcriptional regulator, which gives rise to MDILGNRNRRRILDLLRQKPCFVTEISDRLVINPKAVIEHLAIMQKEAVISSYQDDKRRKYYYLVNDFTLSVQVTKSEQPPQTVSPEKGEVLPLSDKICMIRRLLDSREKLIEHLEAVEKDIDEMMSDVIVNGRTVFQNNIEAELLLALVYAPLTPIELSDTSGRSIPEVTAALRSLASKGYVHSEAGRYTLCGITHHALETTELTS
- a CDS encoding DUF5612 domain-containing protein, with the protein product MMPHHAISLIAENQKGILRDIGSVCAEHNANITSIQQEILTRGPDKGCAWADIEIEGGDEINAVLSELRLVSGIREVVLHDTFGEIFGKRVIIIGGGAQVAQVAMGAVNEADRHNIRGERISVDTIPLVGEENLARAVEAVGRLPRASILVLAGSLMGGEITTAIKSIQADGIPVICLKMAGSASDAADLVVTDPIQAGVMAVMHISTIGVFDIEKVKGKEF
- a CDS encoding L-threonylcarbamoyladenylate synthase; translated protein: MITPTEETRIEKAVRVLFRDGLVVYPTETVYGLGADALSETAVLKVYEAKQRLLGKPISVAVSDIDMIYGIADVSPFAERFISKFLPGPITIVLPVKNCMPGDLSGGTGTIGIRYPDHTLALELISMFDCPITATSANISGEVSPITVDQVNVPHDYLLDGGLLRGIPSTVVNLDTRKIERPGAMLDEIAHFFIENAK